In Oncorhynchus tshawytscha isolate Ot180627B unplaced genomic scaffold, Otsh_v2.0 Un_contig_7015_pilon_pilon, whole genome shotgun sequence, the genomic window TGAATGGAAAAGACGTCAGAAtgatacaggagagagacacaccggtTGTGCGTTGGTATAATTAGGGGCAAAGTGAAGAACGCAGAGGAGACAGCTCAGTTAGCTGCCTGCCACATTCAATACATCAGAAATGTAGAAATAAAATTAACAGAATGGGTCGACCTCGTTAAAAATCATTGACTGTCAGCAATACTGTACATGTGTTGAGTCAGGTTCAAACGCAGCATACTGCACAGTACCAACACAAAATCCATATCTTGTTTGGTCATCAGCGTCTTACGAAATACTTACTTGTGCCCATTCTAATCATAATATTTCTATACCTCATCTTTTCATCCAGCCAAAACTCTATACTAGCTCACTCTCATCTGTCCCATGGCATTTAGTCCACTGCACACACTTTGATTTGTAGCGCTCTAGCATTAGCGTCACCACACAGACAACTCattggctgcgtttagacaggcagccaaattctgatatttttcactaaatttgtcttttgaccagatcagctctgaaaaagatctgattggTCCAAATAGCAATTAGTGAAAAACAGGCAGGCCAATTCTGATCTGTCTAAATGCAGCCCAAGCTCAATCTGCACAACACACTCTCTTCCACCAGTACTTCAGAGCCACCACACATAACTCAAGACACCAGAGCATTACCCTCAAATAGCTGTGTCAAAGCAGTTTAAAAGCCTGGTGAATAAAAACAACTCTTTATTATATATCTATACACATATGTAAATTAACAACAatattcattttcaataaatactCTGGTGGCCGTGTGATCACTCATGTACATCATAATACTTTTTAAAAGTCCTTTCTGAAAATAAAATGGAAAGTAGGTAAGCGCCGGATAagacatttttttgtaaattgcATAGAAAAATGAGTGAAGCGTAAATCACTTTATCAGTTCACTTGGTTGAGGCAGGGAACGGTAGGAGAGGCTTTTCAaaaagcagcagtaacagcagcctGGAAATATGTCTGCCAATATGAACTAGGGCATGGGGACTCCCTCTATAGGTCAGACGATGTCGACTCcacctcagagagagaacagatttaAAGTAGCCATCGGTGTGGTATTATGTGTTTCAATAGCCCACAACACACATCTGATTATGCCCTGCCTTCAAATATCAACCTTCACCAAGACGTCATCCGCCTAAGCCGGCAGATCTTGCATCATGGCAGATCATTGACCATCAATCTTCTGTTGAGCACACCCTTGATGATGTCACACCTCAAGACCTTATGGAGATCCATCTTTTCAGGATTGCTTGCCCACTCTGTAGCTCAGTCAATCTCAATCAGGCCTCAATTCATTGAGACAAATTAAAATGCAATATCAAACTTTGTACTTAAATCTTAGACTGCTGGGGGACCCATTTTCAGAGGGGCTGGGGGGGGATTCCCAACTGAAAAGTGGAAAGCGTTTTCAACATGGTGGAAAGAGGAAAAGTAGCTTCAAAAACAGGAAGCTGAATGGAGAAAGAGTGGGGAAGAGAAAACAACCAAAGAAAAAGTGCTGTTGATCCCAGCTGATGCAAAGTCGAGAAAGGCAGGCTGGGAAAAACTGTCGGTCGCTGGCCTTGTTCTttgtctatccctccctccttccattgtTCTCTCCCTTTCGCCAGGGAATACTGATAGGTACATCCTTGGCATGATTGGTCAGTTCATCTCCCCCTCCATGAGCAAGTCTCTAGGGCAGTGCCAATCAAAGTCCCCTCTGCCAGCGGGCGGGTATCACCGGAACTCGTAGATGGGCATACTGTGTTCCTGGACATGGGTGAGGTTTAACGACTGGTACCTGAAAGAGAACAAGGGGACCAAGAATGAGCAGCTAGCCAGTAGCCACATCCCTGTATGTTCACATCAGATCAGCACACAAAACAACTGGTACAGAACCTAACTATCTACTGAAGATGTATTAACATGACCTAGTATGCTTAGTACTAGCAACTATCAAAATATGTACTCAATCTGAATATCCCAAAGAGCCAAACTGTACAGTGCATCTATCAGATTTGAACAAGCCATCTAAAATATTGACACTCCAGTGTGTTcgcatcccaaatagcatcctattctctatatagtgcactactttgaccagggcccataggttaCCATTTGGGACCCAAACTATGTACCATTCAGAGCTTCTGTGGTAGTAGTAGCCTTCAATGGTGGCTGTGGACTTCTGGAAGCAGATATAGTAGAAACCAGCGAAGGACGCCCCACTGATGTCTTTAATGGTGTGGTCCGGGACCAGGAACTGCTCCTGTGAGGGAGAGAACAAGAAACAAAACAGTCACTAGATGGACATGTTAGAATGGACAAGAGACAGGAAGGATTCAAGtacatacagggagagagaaagagagatcaatGGAACGTCAGGTGATAATGGACTCACCTTCCACCTCATAAAGACAAAGTCACTGTTCTTCAGCTCTTCGTAATCAAAGTCGTCCAAGTTGAAGCTCTTTGCATACTGATAAAAAGCCTGAAACTTACCCTGGaaagaaacaaaacaaatgttttaGTTGTACTTTTTCTCAAAGacaattaaaaactgaaatacaatACTGAATCAATAAGTGTTTGTTAAAAAGAAGAAAACACCAAATGACTACGCTTTAATGGGAATATGAACTGAATGACATTGAGAGCTTCAAATAAATACCCAGTGCTTGCGGTCCACATCTTCATCAGcgtcccacttcctggttaaaAAGGGCCTCTTTCTACTGATGATCTCTCCTGCAAAGAACGTTGTAAGAGTGGGATACTCCTGCGAGGATCAGAAACAGAACGTGGTGAGAGTGTGATACTCCTGCGAGTATCAGAAACACAACGTGGTGAGAGTGTGATACTCCTGCGAGTATCAGAAACACAACGTGGTGAGAGTGTGATACTCCTGCGAGGATCAGAAACAGAACGTTGTGAGAGTGGGATACTCCTGCGAGGATCAGAAACAGAACGTTGTGAGAGTGGGATACTCCTGCGAGGATCAGAAACACAACGTGGTGAGTGGGATACTCCCGAGGATCAGAAACACAACGTGGTGAGTGGGAGGATCAGAAACACAACGTGGTGAGAGTGGGATACTCCTGGAGGATCAGAAACACAACGTGGTGAGAGTGGGATACTCCTGGGCTGAGGATCAGAAACACAACGTGGTGAGAGTGGGATACTCCTGGGATACTCCTGAGGATCAGAAACACGTGGTGAGAGTGGGAACGTGGTGAGAGTGGGATACTCCCTCAGAAACACAACGTGGTGAGAGTGGGAGGATCAGAAACACAACGTGGTGAGAGTGGGATACTCCTGCGAGGATCAGAAACACAACGTGGGTGAGAAACACAACGTGGGATGGGACTCCTGAAACACAACGTGGTGAGTGGGATAGGATCAGAAACACAACGTGGTGAGAGTGGGATACTCCTGCGAGGATCAGAAACACAACGTGGTGAGAGTGGGATACTCCTGCGAGGATCAGAAACACAACGTGGTGAGAGTGGGATACTCCTGCGAGGATCAGAAACACAACGTGGTGAGAGTGGGATACTCCTGCGAGGATCAGAAACACAACGTGGTGAGAGTGGGATACTCCTGCGAGGATCAGAAACACAACGTGGTGAGAGTGGGATACTCCTGCGAGGATCAGAAACACAACGTGGTGAGAGTGGGATACTCCTGCGAGGATCAGAAACAGACTAAGAGCTGGGTTCATTAGTGAACACCGTAGCTAATCTTTTtgtttattggacaagttcaggtaagTCCCTTGCCGTTTGCTTTGGTTCCTAGAGAATTAGAGACTACGACCATGTTTCCTTCTCCGTAAGGACTTTCACTAACAAAGAGTGTTTTAGTTATAGACGGCactcacttttttttattttatttaactaggcaagtcagttaagaacaaattcttatttacaatgacggcctatcccagccaaaccctaacgaagCTGGGGAAATTGTgtgccgcactatgggactcccaatcacagccggttgtgaaacagccGTTCTTACAGTCACACACATAACAGTTGTCCAACAAAGTAGGTAAATATGACCAATTATGTTCTGGGTATAGACCTGAATACATGGATCTAGCTGTGCTCCCACTTACCATTACCATAATCTGACTCTACAGTCATGGTTACCAAGGTTCCTTTAGGAAGATTTTCTGGCTGGAACACATGCTGGTGCAGTGACAAATTAAGTGTCACACACAGGAATGCCATCAATAACAAACAGCAATGCCTTTTTAAtgcagggtcatattcattaggcaaCAAACAGAAGAACATAAAAACTAAAACTGGGAGGGACAACCTCAACGTTTTCTCTTTGTCCGTTGCAAAATAATTTGATGCGGTGTGTCCGATTGAATACGACCCAACTCACTAACACTATGCCAAGGTGCCAGATCAGTGGTAGGTAGCACCTTGTTAAGTAAACAAAGTGCACCATTTCCCTGAGCATTCCCTTTGAGTCACTCACAACTAATTCTCTAGGAAAAGGAGGTGAACGGAGCCAGAGTAGGGATCTGTGTAATTTACaaggagagagtgggaagagCCCTGATATTTAGTGTTGCCAGTGAGAGAAAGTGCACAGCAATCACATTTTGTACCACACACCCTCTGAATTGTAGACATTGCTGTAAACAGACAATGCAGGCAGAGAGCTGCAGCACACAGGCCTGTTCTTTGATTGTCTGCACCATTTTAgaggcagtcagtcaggcagtcagtcaatACATCCATGTAAGATTAAACATccaaatacagtatacagtgctcAGACAAGACACTTTTGCAACATAACAGATAGGCCTTCATACTGGTGTTACAAATTGGTCAATAGCTGGCTCTGGCTTGTTGTTTAGCATGTTGCCATAATGCATGCCAGTTTCACATTGGTTGGTTGTACCACTATACATTTCAATTGGGGCTGGAAAGCCGCATTGCACTTGGCTTACACTGACCCCTGCCTTGATAAGTTCCCAAAAGGGGCTTAAAGACCCATGACAACATCATTACTCATTGCATGTGAGGGGTAAGGTAGAAGTACACTGTATCTGATCCAGTTCTGCTCCACTTTACCTCGGTTAGGCCTTTGATCTTCAGGTAACCACACAGATAAGAGTCCTCCATGGTCACATGCTGCAGGAGACAAACAATCTCACAATGAGTGGTATTCAAGTGCAGTGGTCACAATGTCAGTGTGTGTACAACAAGAACCCATCAGGTGCCTTCACAAATGACAACCAGGCTATTAACGAGTTCAGATATTTTCAGCGGTTTTGTCAAATGAATGAGCAGGCCTATTCAATAGTCAGCGGTCTGGAATCTAGCCACCTATGTCATTTAACATATGGCCTAGTTGCTAACATACATCATGCATGTTAATGCCAGTATTCATATATCCAAATGTTTGCATAAACAAAATGTTCATCTCACTGCCAGTTAGCTGGCTGTTCTCTCTCGACAACCCTAGGGGGCCCAAGAGGGCTTACTAACATTTACAGTCGATTTGAATGGGCCATCTAGCTGCGAACTACAGATTGCTTGCTGTCAAGCTTGTTAAACTAGTTTGtttgctaactagctagttcACCTGGTTAGTTTGCTAAATCGGTTGCTTGTCAGTGGTGGTTGGCAGTCAGTAACGTTAGCAGCAGTGACAAGACAACCTTACATGGTCAGCTAGTAAACATGCCATCCATTATACCAAGCTTCTTAAAAGCAAGAGTATTTACCTGCAAAACGACCTCAACATCATACGAGTTTCCTTTGCTCTTCTGATGTCCTCGAAACTGTGAACCGCTGTACAGCAGCGAAGTAGCTACCCCGGGCTGGTGCGTGTTGATCGGCGGAGGAGGGATAAGAGAGGCCGAGGATGTAAGGGCCGCACTGCTGCAGCACTCAGCTCGAACAGGCATGATGAGCGCTAATGCGTGCGTATCCCCGACTGCAACAGTCATGAACCACAGACTGAGCTAGTTCTTAATATGGAGAGGGGCTACTGACCAGCAGTATCTAGAAGCCTGCCACTTTACTATACTCCTCCCCGGCCCTAGGATAGCTCACTCTGGACGTGTACTGGCTTTAAGAGAACGTCAACGTTTCTTTAGACGACTCAGAATCACCCTA contains:
- the gid4 gene encoding glucose-induced degradation protein 4 homolog translates to MTVAVGDTHALALIMPVRAECCSSAALTSSASLIPPPPINTHQPGVATSLLYSGSQFRGHQKSKGNSYDVEVVLQHVTMEDSYLCGYLKIKGLTEEYPTLTTFFAGEIISRKRPFLTRKWDADEDVDRKHWGKFQAFYQYAKSFNLDDFDYEELKNSDFVFMRWKEQFLVPDHTIKDISGASFAGFYYICFQKSTATIEGYYYHRSSEWYQSLNLTHVQEHSMPIYEFR